In the Nitrospirales bacterium LBB_01 genome, one interval contains:
- a CDS encoding nucleotide pyrophosphohydrolase, with protein MALSAEAAEIVEIFQWLTEDESRSLSESKLSGLRQEIADVFIYLINLSDKFSIDLIKEAHDKLEINCKKYPAHIVKGKADKYTEYDTEGS; from the coding sequence ATGGCACTCAGTGCCGAGGCGGCTGAGATAGTAGAAATCTTTCAGTGGCTTACTGAGGATGAAAGCCGAAGTCTCTCCGAGAGCAAACTAAGCGGCCTCCGGCAAGAAATTGCCGATGTGTTTATATATCTGATTAATCTATCCGATAAGTTTTCCATTGATTTAATCAAAGAGGCACATGATAAGTTGGAAATTAACTGCAAAAAATATCCGGCCCATATTGTCAAAGGCAAAGCCGATAAATATACCGAGTACGATACTGAGGGCAGTTAG
- a CDS encoding ATP-dependent RecD-like DNA helicase, translated as MSTSEAKTGQLQGQVEKLTFYSDENAYAILKLKVLGVRELITVCGTMPGVLPGETIHINGSWSNHPKYGRQFNAATFKSIMPATVDGIEKYLGSGMIKGIGPLYAKRLIKTFGKNTLDIIENDIEMLRQVEGIGDKRLEQIKSAWDEQREIRGVMLFLQSYGVSTAYAAKIYKRYGNDSVRVVSENPYRLAMEIWGIGFVIADKIAAKLGVEKNSPIRAEAGVLFVLTELTNAGNVCFPFDSFIDECVKVLEIPKENVVRAISAQVDAGSLVLEDSLEGKTGVNSSMVYLNKYYTAELGITKMIANLKSAPVTINDFDDIKAIDWVQKELHIKLAAAQKEAVRGSFTEKVLIITGGPGTGKTTIINSILRVYKQLGLKISLCAPTGRASKRMSEVTRSEAKTIHRMLDFSPKEGAFKRNEKNPLVADLLVVDEASMVDTMLMYQLLRALPVGITLILVGDVDQLPSVGAGTVLKDIIESKVVHTVMLNEIFRQSQTSLIVTNAHKINKGEGPILVKDLDKAGGFYFLEEKDPEKILEIILQLNKTILPERFDLDTHSDIQILTAMNKGLLGTTNLNAELQNALNPEAAGIQRMGKTLRIGDKVMQVVNNYDKEVFNGDIGRINDINEELQELKINFYGRLVTYDYKELDEVYLAYAISIHKSQGSEYPAVIIPIHTQHYIMLQRNLIYTAVTRGKRLVVLVGTKQALYMAVNNDKERKRYSRLKQRLMQVSSLDIPELMFSYKKL; from the coding sequence ATGTCAACATCAGAGGCAAAGACAGGGCAGCTTCAAGGTCAAGTGGAGAAGCTTACGTTTTATAGCGATGAAAACGCCTATGCCATATTAAAGCTCAAGGTGCTTGGAGTACGGGAGTTGATAACGGTCTGTGGCACAATGCCGGGGGTGCTCCCCGGTGAGACTATTCACATAAACGGTTCATGGTCTAATCATCCCAAGTACGGCCGACAGTTTAACGCAGCTACGTTCAAATCAATAATGCCTGCCACTGTGGACGGTATAGAGAAGTATCTTGGCTCTGGCATGATTAAGGGCATAGGCCCACTGTATGCCAAACGTCTGATTAAAACATTTGGTAAAAACACTCTGGATATAATAGAGAACGATATAGAAATGCTGCGACAGGTTGAAGGGATTGGGGATAAGCGTCTTGAGCAGATAAAGAGCGCATGGGACGAACAACGTGAGATTCGGGGTGTGATGTTGTTTCTTCAAAGCTACGGAGTAAGCACAGCGTATGCCGCTAAAATTTACAAGCGCTACGGAAACGACTCTGTGCGGGTGGTATCTGAAAATCCGTATCGGCTTGCAATGGAGATATGGGGCATTGGGTTTGTGATAGCAGATAAGATTGCCGCTAAACTGGGGGTAGAGAAAAACTCACCGATAAGAGCTGAGGCTGGAGTTTTGTTTGTTTTAACTGAGTTGACTAATGCCGGAAATGTCTGTTTTCCTTTTGACTCCTTTATAGATGAGTGTGTTAAGGTGCTTGAGATACCAAAAGAAAACGTGGTGCGCGCAATATCGGCTCAGGTGGATGCCGGTAGTCTGGTTTTAGAAGATTCCCTTGAGGGCAAGACCGGAGTTAACTCAAGTATGGTGTATCTTAACAAATACTATACGGCAGAGCTTGGCATAACTAAAATGATAGCAAATCTAAAATCTGCTCCTGTAACGATAAATGACTTTGATGACATTAAGGCGATAGACTGGGTGCAAAAGGAGCTTCACATTAAATTGGCGGCGGCGCAAAAGGAGGCGGTCAGAGGCTCATTTACTGAAAAGGTGTTAATAATAACAGGTGGCCCAGGCACAGGTAAAACCACAATAATCAATTCAATACTGCGGGTGTATAAACAGCTTGGGCTTAAAATATCGCTGTGTGCGCCAACCGGACGCGCTTCAAAACGGATGTCTGAGGTTACCCGCTCAGAGGCTAAGACAATTCACCGAATGCTTGACTTTAGCCCTAAGGAGGGCGCATTTAAGAGAAACGAAAAAAACCCATTGGTAGCGGATTTACTTGTCGTTGATGAGGCCTCTATGGTCGATACAATGCTGATGTATCAGCTTTTGCGGGCACTTCCTGTGGGGATAACGCTTATTCTTGTAGGGGATGTAGATCAGCTGCCGTCGGTTGGAGCGGGAACGGTTTTGAAAGATATTATAGAGTCAAAAGTTGTGCACACGGTGATGCTTAACGAAATATTCCGTCAGTCTCAGACAAGTCTCATAGTGACAAACGCTCATAAGATAAACAAAGGCGAGGGGCCGATTCTGGTCAAAGACCTTGACAAAGCCGGAGGTTTCTATTTCCTTGAGGAAAAGGATCCGGAAAAAATACTTGAAATCATACTGCAACTGAATAAGACAATTTTGCCGGAGCGTTTTGATCTTGATACGCATAGCGATATACAAATCCTTACCGCAATGAACAAGGGACTTCTGGGAACTACAAACCTTAATGCGGAGCTTCAAAACGCACTAAATCCTGAAGCCGCCGGAATCCAGCGTATGGGTAAGACTCTCCGGATCGGTGATAAGGTGATGCAGGTCGTAAATAACTACGACAAAGAGGTCTTCAATGGAGATATTGGCAGAATTAACGACATAAACGAGGAGCTTCAGGAGTTGAAAATCAATTTCTACGGCCGCCTCGTTACTTATGACTACAAGGAACTGGATGAGGTGTATTTAGCCTATGCTATTTCAATTCATAAATCACAGGGGAGTGAATATCCGGCAGTTATAATCCCGATACACACGCAGCACTATATAATGCTTCAGCGAAATCTGATATATACGGCGGTAACCCGTGGCAAGCGCCTTGTGGTTTTAGTGGGCACAAAGCAAGCTCTTTATATGGCAGTAAACAATGACAAGGAAAGAAAGCGCTACAGCCGCCTAAAACAGCGCCTCATGCAAGTCTCGTCACTGGATATTCCAGAGTTGATGTTTTCATATAAGAAGTTGTAA
- a CDS encoding site-specific DNA-methyltransferase produces MSLESVNEITEENELLTIREASGWATKHLGKTVTTSNISYLIQYGRIKKFGNNGSTCVSKQELKRYYNSYNGSRELSWKEQLGRDLNWALSFDKYTESETTKHVHRLHPYKGKFIPQLVEYFLDSHTDHFKKETCFKQGDIILDPFSGSGTTMVQSCELGMHAIGIDVSAFNALIGNVKVVKYDMADVQTEIHRITKALKGFLLNSRTIEFEEKLLQVLYTFNTEYFPVPEYKYKVKLGEIDEDKYGSEKEKEFLPTFNKLVEDYNIKLRQDKADTFLDKWYSQHIRDEINFVLDEIRCIPNYVTKNIMSVILSRTIRSCRATTHADLATLYEPIVSTYYCAKHGKICKPVFSILKWWETYTKDTIKRLSQFDKLRTQTFQACLTGDSKTIDIFEELRKINSDFADLVKKQKIKGIFSSPPYVGLINYHEQHAYAYDLFEFERKDTLEIGPLYKGQSKAAKESYIIGITDVLNNCKRFLAEDYDIFLVANDKYNMYPIIAEKSGMHIVNQYKRPVLNRTEKDKGAYSETIFHFKSRR; encoded by the coding sequence TGAGCTTAGAATCGGTTAATGAAATCACAGAAGAAAATGAATTATTAACCATTAGAGAGGCCAGTGGGTGGGCAACTAAACATTTGGGTAAAACAGTAACAACCTCTAATATCTCCTATCTCATTCAATATGGACGGATAAAGAAATTTGGAAACAATGGCTCAACTTGCGTTTCTAAGCAGGAATTAAAGCGCTACTATAACTCATACAATGGCAGCAGAGAGCTTTCATGGAAAGAGCAGCTTGGTCGTGATTTAAACTGGGCATTATCGTTTGATAAATACACAGAAAGCGAAACTACAAAGCACGTTCACAGACTGCATCCTTATAAAGGCAAGTTTATACCTCAACTTGTAGAATATTTTCTTGACAGCCACACTGACCATTTTAAGAAAGAGACCTGTTTTAAACAAGGCGACATCATTTTAGACCCGTTTTCAGGCAGCGGAACAACTATGGTACAGTCTTGCGAGCTTGGTATGCACGCTATAGGAATAGACGTTTCAGCCTTTAATGCTTTAATCGGAAACGTCAAGGTAGTCAAATACGATATGGCGGATGTTCAAACTGAAATACATAGAATTACCAAAGCGCTTAAAGGATTTCTTTTAAACTCCAGAACAATTGAGTTTGAAGAAAAACTTTTGCAGGTGCTCTATACATTTAATACTGAGTATTTTCCTGTTCCTGAATATAAGTACAAGGTAAAGCTTGGAGAGATAGATGAAGACAAGTATGGCTCTGAAAAAGAAAAAGAGTTTTTGCCAACGTTTAATAAACTCGTAGAAGATTACAATATTAAGTTAAGACAGGACAAGGCTGATACATTTCTTGATAAATGGTATTCTCAGCACATTAGGGATGAAATCAACTTTGTACTTGACGAAATTAGATGCATACCGAATTATGTTACAAAAAACATAATGAGCGTAATATTAAGCAGAACAATTCGTTCATGCAGAGCAACTACTCACGCCGACCTTGCCACCCTCTACGAACCTATAGTATCAACATATTATTGCGCCAAACATGGGAAAATATGTAAACCTGTCTTTTCAATTTTAAAGTGGTGGGAGACATATACAAAGGACACGATTAAACGCTTGTCACAGTTTGATAAATTAAGAACTCAGACTTTTCAGGCTTGTTTAACAGGGGACAGCAAAACGATAGATATTTTTGAAGAACTTCGGAAAATAAACTCTGATTTTGCCGATTTAGTAAAAAAGCAAAAAATTAAAGGAATTTTTTCCAGCCCGCCATACGTTGGGTTAATCAATTACCATGAACAACATGCCTATGCTTACGATTTATTTGAATTTGAAAGAAAAGATACGCTGGAAATAGGTCCGCTTTACAAAGGGCAAAGCAAGGCGGCAAAAGAAAGCTATATAATTGGTATCACAGATGTATTGAATAATTGCAAGAGGTTTTTAGCCGAGGATTACGATATTTTCCTTGTTGCAAATGATAAATACAATATGTATCCCATAATAGCTGAAAAAAGTGGGATGCACATCGTTAATCAATACAAACGCCCGGTATTAAACCGCACGGAAAAAGACAAAGGCGCGTACTCTGAAACCATATTCCATTTTAAGAGCAGACGTTGA
- a CDS encoding tetratricopeptide repeat protein, which produces MIDARDGELNLKEAGMYVNSGYAYARRFQHDKALKEFTKALEIDPENIDAHYNTGTSLSAKGNYDKALTYLNKTIEMNTEDADACFNRGITYGKKGDYFRAAADFTKAIEIDPNDADAYYVRGYCHFNMGNRERATADQIKAAQMGLKLAQDYLKSIGIKW; this is translated from the coding sequence GTGATTGATGCAAGGGATGGAGAGCTGAACCTCAAAGAGGCTGGCATGTATGTTAACAGCGGGTATGCCTATGCAAGAAGATTCCAACATGACAAGGCGCTCAAGGAGTTTACCAAAGCTCTGGAGATAGACCCTGAAAACATTGACGCACATTACAACACCGGAACTTCACTCTCTGCAAAGGGAAATTATGATAAGGCACTGACGTATCTCAATAAAACCATAGAGATGAACACTGAGGATGCTGACGCTTGCTTTAACCGTGGAATTACGTATGGTAAAAAGGGAGATTATTTCCGAGCAGCCGCAGATTTTACAAAGGCCATTGAGATAGACCCAAATGACGCCGATGCTTACTATGTGCGCGGCTATTGCCACTTCAATATGGGGAATCGTGAGAGGGCTACGGCTGACCAGATAAAAGCTGCACAAATGGGATTAAAACTTGCTCAGGATTATTTGAAAAGTATTGGAATTAAGTGGTAA
- a CDS encoding YjfK family protein produces the protein MRSITWNKLFWEGATIFKHIYEKSKQKPTGFLRKKPQRVDANLPLGIRINGMVRFDESKFVINSDVLKAQSPGGGIHTVAAAEKFMIGSMKIYRFYLEENETKEQSVLQIPVSNEEIEGIVLFRIIEEIYPQDEREWDFWLNERTGSIGSKYFRIIEEDSTDTLYHRLWGGDERYVKPIFFRSVISTDSYGLTGMKTENLGMIYAREITETLQEYLFIVYEKLLDDEGQTEDARIILMAGIDIGLAEIDVLA, from the coding sequence ATCAGATCAATAACGTGGAATAAACTCTTTTGGGAGGGTGCTACGATATTTAAACATATATACGAAAAAAGCAAGCAAAAACCGACCGGATTTCTAAGAAAGAAGCCCCAGCGTGTTGATGCAAACCTTCCTCTTGGAATACGAATAAATGGTATGGTCCGGTTTGATGAGTCAAAGTTTGTAATAAACTCTGACGTTTTAAAAGCGCAATCCCCCGGCGGTGGAATTCACACTGTGGCAGCAGCCGAGAAGTTTATGATTGGAAGTATGAAAATTTATCGCTTCTATCTTGAGGAAAATGAGACTAAAGAGCAGTCTGTGTTGCAAATCCCTGTGTCAAATGAGGAAATTGAGGGTATTGTACTTTTTAGAATTATAGAGGAAATATACCCACAGGATGAGAGGGAATGGGATTTTTGGCTTAATGAACGGACTGGCAGTATCGGCTCCAAGTACTTTAGAATAATAGAGGAGGACAGCACTGACACGTTGTATCACAGGCTATGGGGAGGCGATGAGAGATACGTTAAACCGATATTTTTCAGAAGCGTCATATCAACCGATTCCTATGGGCTAACCGGTATGAAAACGGAAAACCTTGGGATGATTTATGCCAGAGAAATCACTGAGACACTTCAGGAATATCTGTTTATTGTTTACGAAAAACTACTTGATGATGAGGGACAAACCGAGGACGCAAGAATAATCCTCATGGCAGGCATTGACATAGGGCTTGCTGAAATAGACGTTCTGGCATAA
- a CDS encoding tetratricopeptide repeat protein, giving the protein MKRIICVLCLVPLFLLFSCHTADTGPKTAIDYVKRGNAFKKGDINMAIADYTKAIETDPKSGIAYYTRATAYEEIGDYKRAVADYSKAIGINPKNPLGYYKRCNLYEKIGDYDNTTKGYTKLLEMDPKDVLAYYKRGALYDTMGKYDNAVTDYTKAIEISPRYPQAYILRGTAYMKNGDYDKAFADFNKVIELDPKHPDVYTVRAELYSKKGDYDRAFPDYNKAVSGYVELHDTPKLIKLYSTRGFLYEQKGYYDKAIADYSNAIDINQQDAEMYYKRANLYLKTGEDANALADLNSVIDISPMTYVSAYIYLGDLYKKKGNLDKAIANYIEAARLGDKNSQRYLDDNGYKWNVVLPKGSSDTIMFLGNSVTTQGNWAMHFPGNNVIIAKLVLWEKNIENDLAFLVNNTKNNAESRPTKIFIMTGIAILRAGVETRVFINEYMKALSILSSNLPDTKIYVQSVLPVILKDPAENTIVNRKIIEANRELKIVVSKLNNANIQYVDLYKGFVEHEGEHLKSEYAVEDGIHLNRSGYDLWESLIKDYVYSSQRRY; this is encoded by the coding sequence ATGAAAAGGATAATTTGTGTTTTGTGTTTGGTACCATTGTTTTTGCTATTTTCTTGTCATACCGCCGACACAGGTCCAAAGACCGCAATTGACTATGTAAAACGCGGTAATGCCTTTAAGAAGGGCGACATTAATATGGCTATTGCTGATTATACCAAAGCTATTGAGACAGACCCAAAGAGCGGCATTGCGTATTATACTCGTGCGACAGCCTATGAAGAAATTGGAGATTATAAAAGAGCTGTTGCCGATTATTCTAAAGCTATTGGGATAAATCCTAAAAATCCTCTGGGGTACTATAAGCGGTGTAATTTATATGAAAAAATAGGAGACTATGACAACACAACAAAGGGTTATACGAAGCTTCTTGAAATGGATCCCAAAGATGTTCTTGCGTACTATAAGCGCGGAGCTTTATATGATACAATGGGAAAGTATGATAACGCTGTCACTGATTACACCAAAGCGATTGAAATAAGCCCGAGGTACCCGCAAGCATATATACTGCGTGGTACAGCCTATATGAAAAATGGAGATTACGACAAGGCGTTTGCTGATTTTAATAAGGTCATTGAACTTGATCCAAAACATCCTGATGTTTATACGGTTCGGGCGGAATTATATTCTAAAAAGGGGGATTATGACAGGGCTTTTCCCGACTATAACAAAGCCGTCTCAGGTTATGTTGAACTTCATGACACACCAAAGCTTATTAAGCTATATTCAACTCGTGGTTTTCTCTATGAGCAAAAGGGATATTACGATAAAGCAATCGCTGATTACTCCAACGCTATAGATATAAATCAACAGGATGCAGAGATGTACTACAAACGCGCTAATCTATACCTTAAAACCGGAGAGGACGCTAATGCACTGGCTGATTTAAACAGTGTTATCGATATAAGCCCTATGACATACGTTAGTGCATATATTTATCTTGGCGATTTATATAAGAAAAAGGGGAACCTCGACAAAGCCATTGCTAACTACATAGAGGCGGCACGGCTTGGTGATAAGAATTCACAAAGATACTTAGACGATAACGGTTATAAGTGGAATGTGGTGTTACCGAAGGGTAGTTCTGACACCATAATGTTTCTCGGTAACAGCGTAACAACCCAGGGAAATTGGGCTATGCATTTTCCCGGCAACAATGTCATAATTGCAAAACTAGTCCTTTGGGAAAAAAATATAGAGAACGACTTGGCATTTTTAGTCAACAATACAAAAAATAATGCAGAATCACGACCAACAAAAATATTCATTATGACCGGTATTGCAATATTGCGTGCAGGAGTTGAAACAAGAGTTTTTATAAATGAATACATGAAAGCTTTAAGCATTCTCTCAAGCAATCTGCCTGACACGAAAATATATGTTCAAAGCGTTTTGCCTGTAATTCTGAAAGACCCTGCAGAAAATACCATAGTTAATAGAAAAATCATTGAAGCAAACAGAGAATTGAAAATTGTGGTTTCAAAACTCAACAATGCAAACATACAGTATGTGGACTTATATAAAGGTTTTGTAGAACACGAGGGTGAGCACCTTAAGAGCGAGTATGCAGTTGAGGACGGCATCCACCTCAACAGGAGCGGATATGACCTTTGGGAATCGCTGATAAAAGATTATGTCTATAGCTCGCAGCGAAGGTATTAA
- a CDS encoding macro domain-containing protein, with protein sequence MEIIIEKSVTGGMLKLLKGDITQRNTDAIVNAANSHLQHGGGVAGAIVRKGGAIIQAESDAIGYVPVGGAALTSSGTLPCKAVIHAVGPRMGEGDEDNKLKNAIRNSLTLASEKGFNSVSMPAISSGIFGFPKDRCAKILVTESFSFLNNNPESSVKIVEFCIYDPETLQCFVNEFDRI encoded by the coding sequence ATGGAAATTATAATAGAAAAATCTGTAACAGGCGGAATGCTTAAGCTTCTAAAGGGTGATATAACGCAACGGAACACGGATGCAATAGTGAATGCCGCTAACTCTCATCTTCAACACGGTGGAGGTGTGGCGGGAGCGATTGTGCGAAAAGGCGGAGCTATAATTCAAGCAGAGAGCGACGCTATAGGCTATGTGCCGGTAGGAGGCGCTGCTTTGACTTCAAGTGGAACGCTCCCCTGTAAAGCCGTTATTCATGCCGTTGGACCCAGAATGGGAGAAGGTGACGAGGATAATAAACTTAAAAATGCCATCCGCAATTCTCTGACACTTGCCTCAGAAAAAGGTTTTAACAGCGTATCAATGCCTGCTATTAGCTCAGGCATATTTGGTTTTCCAAAAGATAGGTGCGCAAAAATCCTTGTAACAGAGAGTTTTAGCTTTCTTAATAATAACCCGGAAAGCTCTGTTAAAATCGTAGAGTTTTGCATATACGATCCCGAAACGTTACAATGCTTTGTCAACGAATTTGACCGTATTTAA
- a CDS encoding Gfo/Idh/MocA family oxidoreductase gives MKQLTQNLKNGVISLTESPVPQVGRESIVVQSSLSLISTGTERMLLEFGRGSLIEKVKSQPEKVNQVINKIKTDGLMPTLDAVKAKLDDAIVPGYSLVGEVFSVGRNVDGFYSGDRVVCNGGHAEFVRVSKNLAAKIPDNVSDETAVFTVVGAIALQGIRLLNPALGESICVIGLGLVGQLTVQLLTASGCRVFGIDINEDKVKLVESFGAVGFTLQEKESPVDAAMAFSRGMGMDGVIVAASTKSTEPIDYAAEMSKKRGKIVLTGVTGLELKRRTFYDKELTFQVSCSYGPGRYDRAYEELGNDYPFGYVRWTLKRNFEAVLDMMTAGKIDVKPLISRSFPFADADKAYDLLMLENPLGIVLQYDKGAARRDFSIELTSKPVSGRSEKPVIGYIGVGNFAKQVLLPALKNSGAVLKTIASASGGNVSALGQKFGFALATSEYSQVFEDSSINTLFISTRHGSHAELVIRALKSGKNVFVEKPLALNKTELKDVIDAHSNSNGILLVGFNRRFSVFSRKLKESLSSKSDPLCINIMVNAGAIEGSHWVHDTECGGGRIIGEACHFIDLIRYFTGSQITEVYAVSTHGHSVTDSDKMCITIKSKDGSIGTINYFSNGSKSYPKERIEVFSEGRVYVIDNFKSLTCFGKGKSHNQFAQDKGHGREITEFLQAVETGGKSPIPFEELIESTLSSFAAVESSKTGKPLIVEIA, from the coding sequence ATGAAACAACTAACACAAAACTTAAAAAACGGAGTGATTTCCCTCACTGAGTCACCGGTGCCGCAGGTTGGCAGGGAGTCTATTGTTGTACAGAGTTCGCTTAGCTTAATATCAACCGGCACGGAGCGTATGCTTTTAGAGTTTGGCAGAGGCTCTTTGATAGAAAAGGTTAAAAGTCAGCCTGAGAAAGTAAATCAGGTTATCAATAAGATTAAAACAGACGGCCTTATGCCCACACTGGACGCCGTAAAGGCTAAACTTGACGACGCCATTGTGCCCGGGTACTCGCTTGTCGGCGAGGTGTTTAGCGTTGGCAGAAATGTTGATGGATTTTATAGCGGCGACAGAGTGGTCTGTAACGGCGGGCATGCCGAGTTTGTCCGTGTCTCAAAAAACCTTGCCGCAAAAATTCCCGATAACGTCTCCGATGAGACGGCTGTCTTTACAGTAGTTGGCGCTATAGCTCTTCAGGGGATACGTCTGCTTAATCCTGCTCTTGGAGAGAGCATCTGCGTAATCGGTCTTGGTTTGGTTGGTCAGCTTACAGTCCAACTCCTTACCGCCTCCGGATGTCGTGTTTTTGGAATTGATATAAACGAGGATAAGGTAAAACTTGTGGAGAGTTTCGGAGCCGTTGGGTTTACGCTGCAAGAAAAGGAATCTCCAGTAGATGCGGCTATGGCTTTTAGCCGCGGAATGGGAATGGATGGCGTCATAGTGGCAGCCTCTACTAAAAGCACTGAGCCTATTGACTATGCCGCTGAGATGAGTAAAAAGCGCGGGAAAATCGTTCTAACCGGTGTAACCGGACTTGAACTTAAAAGAAGAACGTTTTACGACAAGGAACTGACCTTTCAGGTGTCGTGTTCTTACGGCCCTGGCAGGTATGACAGAGCGTATGAGGAGCTTGGTAACGATTATCCCTTTGGATACGTAAGGTGGACTCTTAAGAGAAATTTTGAAGCGGTACTGGACATGATGACAGCCGGTAAAATTGATGTGAAACCATTAATTAGCCGCTCGTTTCCATTTGCTGATGCCGATAAAGCATACGATCTTCTAATGTTGGAAAATCCACTTGGCATAGTTTTACAGTATGATAAGGGGGCTGCAAGACGAGACTTTAGTATTGAGCTTACCAGCAAACCGGTAAGCGGGAGATCTGAAAAACCCGTTATAGGATACATCGGGGTTGGAAATTTTGCTAAACAGGTGCTTTTGCCTGCTTTAAAAAACTCCGGTGCTGTTCTTAAAACAATAGCAAGTGCAAGCGGAGGCAATGTGTCCGCTTTAGGACAGAAATTTGGTTTTGCACTTGCTACATCGGAATATTCACAGGTATTTGAAGACAGCAGTATTAACACTCTGTTCATTTCAACCCGGCATGGCAGCCATGCAGAACTTGTAATCAGAGCACTTAAGAGCGGCAAAAATGTATTTGTTGAAAAACCACTTGCGCTAAATAAGACCGAACTAAAAGACGTCATTGACGCTCACAGTAACTCAAACGGGATTTTACTTGTAGGTTTTAACAGGAGATTTTCCGTATTTAGCAGAAAACTCAAAGAGTCGTTAAGTTCAAAATCTGACCCGCTGTGTATCAACATAATGGTAAATGCAGGTGCGATAGAGGGCAGCCACTGGGTGCATGACACTGAGTGCGGAGGCGGCAGAATAATCGGCGAGGCCTGTCATTTTATAGATTTAATCAGATATTTTACAGGCTCTCAAATCACAGAGGTTTACGCCGTAAGCACTCACGGCCACAGCGTCACCGATTCTGACAAAATGTGTATAACCATAAAAAGCAAAGACGGTTCAATCGGCACGATTAATTATTTTTCAAACGGCAGCAAATCCTACCCTAAAGAACGCATAGAGGTGTTTTCAGAAGGCCGGGTGTATGTGATAGATAATTTCAAATCTCTGACCTGCTTTGGTAAAGGCAAAAGTCACAACCAGTTTGCCCAGGACAAAGGACACGGCAGAGAGATCACAGAGTTTTTGCAAGCAGTAGAGACAGGGGGCAAATCCCCGATACCATTTGAAGAGCTGATTGAGTCCACACTGTCCTCATTTGCTGCAGTAGAGTCTTCAAAGACCGGAAAACCCTTAATAGTGGAAATAGCTTGA